One genomic region from Ptychodera flava strain L36383 chromosome 14, AS_Pfla_20210202, whole genome shotgun sequence encodes:
- the LOC139149577 gene encoding sodium-dependent multivitamin transporter-like, whose protein sequence is MSTDAVPFRALDYVIFGLVLAVPVVMGMYQAFAKGGQHTTSRYLVADRTMRALPVAMSFLVSFMSPITFLGSPAEVYANGYMYSLGILSAFWALPFFSAVLVPVYHGLKLNSSYEYLSLRFNNWLRLFASALFILREAMYIAFCLLGPALAFEAVQKFEMWKTTVIIGIVCTFYTAIGGIKAVIWTDVFQFLVIYGTLLAIVVMGCLEIGGLGSVWQYNADHGRLATSFSLDPTTRLTVQNVIVGNGMNTLSVYVSQTAVQRIIATKTIREAQLSVLLNIPFECLILSMVYLTGLVLFAFYNDQASPLMPAINATLPSEFPSQLVGDSLKSRYTPPYSSSDQILVFFVSSQFGDIPGIQGLFMACLTAGSLSSISSSINAITAATLQDFIKPFRGWRARVGGHSVRENDKRDTLLSKCLACVYGSCGIGLAFVAASMGTFVSMANLVIGIVAGPVTGLFLTGVLYRRANGKGMLTGLIIGFSIGIWISVGGMVYQNEIDSVSAVYRLSFMWYSSMTCLTTMVVGIICSEVVRLISLEERRKVVDPMLLATFLRSKTK, encoded by the exons ATGTCGACCGATGCCGTGCCATTTAGGGCTTTGGACTATGTCATTTTTGGATTGGTGCTGGCTGTGCCAGTTGTAATGGGAATGTATCAGGCATTTGCCAAAGGAGGTCAACACACGACATCTCG CTACCTTGTAGCTGACCGTACAATGCGCGCACTGCCGGTAGCCATGTCATTCTTAGTATCCTTCATGTCACCAATCACCTTCCTGGGAAGTCCTGCTGAAGTGTACGCCAACGGTTATATGTATTCCCTAGGTATTCTGTCAGCATTTTGGGCCCTCCCTTTCTTTTCTGCCGTTCTTGTACCTGTTTACCATGGCTTAAAGCTGAATAGTTCTTATGAG TATCTGAGTCTTCGGTTCAACAATTGGCTACGTCTGTTTGCATCTGCCCTGTTCATCTTGCGTGAAGCAATGTACATCGCTTTCTGCCTGCTTGGACCTGCACTGGCCTTCGAAGCAG TTCAGAAATTCGAAATGTGGAAAACGACTGTTATAATTGGTATTGTTTGTACTTTCTATACAGCAATA GGTGGTATCAAGGCGGTTATATGGACAGATGTTTTCCAATTTCTGGTCATTTATGGTACTCTATTAGCCATCGTCGTGATGGGTTGCCTGGAAATCGGTGGTCTAGGCTCTGTCTGGCAATACAACGCCGACCATGGACGACTAGCAACAAG CTTTTCACTCGACCCGACTACCCGACTTACTGTCCAAAACGTGATAGTTGGTAATGGAATGAACACCCTATCTGTTTATGTCAGTCAGACCGCGGTTCAAAGAATCATTGCGACGAAAACAATAAGGGAAGCACAATT ATCTGTACTGCTGAACATACCTTTCGAATGTTTGATTCTTTCCATGGTATATCTAACAGGATTAGTGCTGTTCGCATTTTACAATG ACCAAGCGAGTCCGTTGATGCCGGCCATTAATGCAACTCTGCCGTCCG AATTTCCATCGCAACTGGTTGGCGACAGTTTGAAATCCCGCTACACGCCGCCATACAGCTCTTCGGATCAG ATATTGGTGTTTTTCGTCAGTTCCCAATTTGGTGATATTCCTGGAATACAAGGTCTTTTCATGGCGTGCTTAACAGCTGGATCCCTAAG CTCAATATCCTCAAGTATTAATGCTATCACAGCCGCGACATTACAAGATTTCATAAAGCCTTTCCGTGGATGGAGAGCGCGTGTTGGCGGACACTCCGTACGTGAGAATGACAAGCGGGATACtttattgtcaaaatgtcttg CATGTGTATACGGTTCATGCGGCATAGGTCTCGCCTTTGTAGCTGCCTCTATGGGTACCTTTGTCAGCATGGCAAACTTGGTTATCGGAATCGTCGCAGGACCAGTGACGGGACTGTTTTTGACAGGTGTGCTGTACAGAAGAGCGAATGGCAA AGGAATGCTGACTGGGCTAATAATTGGGTTTTCAATTGGTATTTGGATATCAGTCGGTGGTATGGTGTACCAGAACGAAATTGACTCGGTTTCAGCTGTATATCGG ttgTCGTTCATGTGGTACAGTTCAATGACTTGTCTAACCACTATGGTCGTCGGAATCATCTGCAGCGAAGTTGTCCGGTTGATATCTCTGGAGGAAAGAAGAAAAGTGGTTGACCCGATGTTACTCGCCACATTCCTGAG ATCTAAAACCAAGTAA